A genome region from Salvia splendens isolate huo1 chromosome 19, SspV2, whole genome shotgun sequence includes the following:
- the LOC121779172 gene encoding zinc finger BED domain-containing protein RICESLEEPER 2-like — MIKFKECARKVDIESTTSLCMDVPTCWNFTYLMLVGGIKYRRVFCMLECDDLAYKHCPTEEEWERGKVMSEFLEPFYEITNLFSGSSYPTSNLYFMEVWNIAQLLEMNSRSHDEVVRSMSLLMKSKFEKYWEDYSDIPLMGAVFDPRMKLKLVEYCYSTLDSLSSQDKVNRLKMKLYSLYDEYQKKSVDASSIKIPQSSGSSNSEVGESKFMEGGVRKELRMKSRVLVGYKSYKGLTSDTKSALDVYLEDLPMDEDVEIDLLKYWKEKSSRFGVLARMACDVLSIPITTEHPNLPLALVHMS; from the exons ATGATCAAGTTTAAGGAATGTGCACGAAAAGTTGATATTGAATCTACTACTTCATTGTGCATGGATGTGCCTACATGTTGGAATTTCACGTATTTGATGCTTGTCGGTGGAATTAAATACCGCCGGGTATTTTGTATGCTTGAATGTGATGATTTAGCTTATAAGCATTGCCCAACAGAGGAAGAGTGGGAAAGAGGAAAAGTGATGAGTGAATTCTTGGAGCCATTTTATGAAATAACTAATTTATTTTCTGGTTCATCCTATCCTACTTCCAACCTGTATTTTATGGAAGTATGGAATATTGCTCAATTGTTGGAGATGAATTCTAGAAGTCATGATGAAGTGGTAAGGTCTATGTCTCTTTTGATGAAATCAAAGTTCGAGAAATATTGGGAAGATTATAGCGACATTCCCCTCATGGGAGCCGTGTTTGATCCAAGAATGAAGTTAAAACTTGTGGAGTATTGTTACTCAACACTTGATTCTCTTTCAAGTCAGGACAAAGTCAATAGGTTGAAGATGAAATTGTATAGTCTGTACGATGAGTACCAGAAAAAAAGTGTTGATGCATCTTCGATTAAGATTCCTCAATCTAGTGGAAGTTCTAATTCTGAAGTTGGAGAGTCTAAATTCATGGAAGGAGGAGTAAGGAAagaattgagaatgaaatcaaGAGTACTTGTT GGATATAAGAGTTACAAAGGTCTAACTTCTGATACAAAGTCAGCATTGGATGTGTATTTGGAAGACCTCCCGATGGATGAAGATGTTGAAATCGATTTGCTTAAGTATTGGAAAGAGAAGTCATCCCGTTTTGGAGTACTTGCTAGGATGGCGTGTGACGTGCTTAGTATTCCTATAACAACGGAGCATCCGAATCTTCCTTTAGCATTGGTGCACATGTCTTAA
- the LOC121780443 gene encoding WRKY transcription factor WRKY51-like yields the protein MAVDLLGYNNLNERMAIQEAASAGLKSMEHLIRAVSHQQHHQMQPLDCREITDFAVSNFNKVITILNRTGHARFRRAPIQPPPAPVQPLSLFSLPPAASQPLTLDFTKPGAGLGKDEGEMIGKEGLSLSAAVSTSGNSSSTFVSSITGEGSVSNGKGGSPSMFAVPPISASKPPLSGKRCREHNHSDNISGKTSGSSRCHCKKRKMKVKREIRVPAVSSKVADIPADEYSWRKYGQKPIKGSTFPRGYYRCSTLRGCPARKHVERATDDPTMLMVTYEGEHRHTMQEISAPAQLVVS from the exons ATGGCAGTCGATTTGCTTGGATACAACAACCTCAACGAGCGAATGGCGATTCAGGAAGCGGCGTCGGCCGGTTTGAAGTCCATGGAGCATCTGATTCGAGCGGTTTCTCACCAGCAGCACCATCAGATGCAGCCGCTTGACTGCCGAGAAATCACCGATTTCGCCGTTTCTAACTTTAACAAGGTAATCACCATCCTCAACCGCACCGGCCACGCCAGGTTCCGCCGCGCGCCTATTCAGCCTCCGCCGGCTCCGGTTCAGCCTCTGAGTCTGTTCTCTCTCCCTCCGGCGGCGTCTCAGCCGTTGACGCTCGATTTCACGAAGCCTGGCGCCGGTTTGGGGAAGGACGAGGGTGAAATGATCGGAAAGGAAGGACTCAGTCTCTCAGCGGCGGTGTCTACCTCGGGAAACTCGTCGTCGACCTTTGTGTCGTCTATTACAGGCGAAGGCAGCGTCTCCAACGGAAAAGGCGGATCTCCGTCGATGTTTGCTGTTCCGCCGATCTCCGCCTCCAAACCGCCGCTCTCGGGGAAGAGATGCCGCGAGCATAACCACTCCGATAACATTTCCGGCAAAACATCCGGTTCTAGCCGATGCCACTGCAAAAAGAG GAAAATGAAGGTGAAAAGAGAAATTAGGGTGCCGGCGGTTAGCTCAAAAGTTGCAGACATTCCAGCGGATGAGTACTCGTGGAGAAAGTATGGGCAGAAGCCGATCAAAGGATCGACATTCCCAAG GGGTTACTACAGATGTAGTACTTTGAGGGGATGCCCGGCGAGGAAGCATGTGGAGAGGGCGACCGATGATCCAACGATGCTGATGGTGACGTACGAGGGGGAGCATCGCCACACGATGCAGGAGATCTCCGCCCCTGCGCAGTTAGTTGTGTCGTGA
- the LOC121779957 gene encoding uncharacterized protein LOC121779957 isoform X2, whose translation MVDKSKKGKKSTISEDDMSAVLQRYSLETVFALMQEMEQAAGAKIDWADMAKNSATGISCAREYHMLWRHLAYGEALIDQLDSDAEPMDVDDDDDDSDLEHEVEPSPPVGREASVEAAACVKVLIASGYPNNPQLPNNSTIEAPLTINIPNTKAVSATSDGSHSPNITRGRNVTISVSVQKQPLSSAVSGEKRPTNNEVAEVNYPSRRRRRSWSLEEDSKLTASVQKHGERNWANIARWDFKNDRRASELSQRWSNLKKKQGNSKAGTSTQRSEAQLAAAHRAMNLALDMRIKTQPQPQPPKASSSSADQPFQRVGPSKPQMLANRPSMIQISDGDSMVKAAAVAAGARIATPADASSLIEAARSQNVVHITTGGSSVMKSSTPSTGHQLPSNVHFIRNGLAKASISTYSAPKPNISETGDAKPAQSQSTNLAASAAPNPIGVVAVSNATSVKENAAPAPPTPSAKLPGTADDAVVSTSGNEKKELSKSNQGVELGRVSGCAPVEQGPENQSAAPGNHSEEAGTNQLSSSGNATKENTGGDKASGSVLEPVNQATDDEVALPTLEGETKIDGQLTSKGTAESTSTNGKSEDLPSTSTNRPAM comes from the exons ATGGTTGACAAATcgaagaaggggaagaagagCACCATCAGCGAGGATGATATGTCTGCCGTTTTGCAGAG ATACTCCTTGGAAACGGTGTTCGCTTTGATGCAAGAGATGGAACAAGCCGCTGGAGCGAAGATTGATTGGGCTGACATGGCGAAGAATTCCGCCACCGGAATTTCCTGCGCGCGGGAGTACCATATGCTGTGGCGCCACTTAGCTTACGGAGAAGCCCTAATTGATCAGCTCGACAGCGATGCTGAGCCTATG GAtgtggatgatgatgatgatgacagtGATTTAGAGCACGAGGTGGAACCTTCCCCTCCTGTCGGACGTGAAGCTTCGGTGGAAGCTGCAGCATGTGTTAAA GTTTTAATTGCTTCTGGTTATCCAAATAATCCCCAGCTCCCGAACAACTCAACTATTGAGGCTCCATTGACTATTAATATACCTAACACCAAGGCAGTGTCTGCTACTTCAGATGGCTCACATTCCCCCAATATAACAAGGGGGAGGAATGTTACCATCTCTGTTTCAGTACAAAAACAACCACTGTCTTCAGCAGTAAGTGGTGAAAAAAGGCCTACTAATAATGAGGTAGCAGAAGTGAACTATCCTTCTCGAAGAAGACGGAGGAGTTGGTCTTTGGAAGAGGACTCAAAACTCACTGCTTCTGTCCAAAAACATGGGGAACGAAATTGGGCCAATATTGCCAGATGGGATTTTAAGAATGACAGAAGAGCATCAGAGCTATCTCAG AGGTGGTCCAATCTCAAGAAAAAACAGGGCAATTCAAAGGCTGGTACCAGCACTCAACGTTCTGAAGCTCAGCTCGCGGCTGCACATCGTGCCATGAACCTAGCTCTAGATATGC GAATCAAAACTCAGCCTCAACCCCAACCTCCAAAAGCCTCTTCGTCATCGGCAGATCAACCATTTCAAAGAGTAGGGCCTTCAAAACCCCAGATGCTTGCAAATCGGCCTTCCATGATCCAAATATCTGACGGAGATTCAATGGTCAAAGCTGCCGCAGTTGCTGCTGGAGCTCGCATAGCTACTCCTGCGGATGCTTCTTCACTAATTGAGGCTGCACGATCTCAAAACGTTGTGCATATCACAACTGGAGGCAGTTCTGTGATGAAATCATCCACTCCAAGCACTGGCCACCAACTGCCTAGCAATGTGCATTTCATTCGTAATGGTCTAGCAAAAGCATCGATCTCCACTTACTCTGCTCCTAAACCAAACATATCAGAAACTGGAGATGCTAAGCCAGCACAAAGTCAATCTACAAACCTTGCAGCTTCAGCAGCTCCTAATCCCATTGGTGTTGTTGCAGTGTCGAATGCAACATCTGTAAAGGAAAATGCTGCGCCTGCACCACCAACTCCATCTGCCAAACTTCCTGGAACTGCAGACGACGCGGTTGTTTCTACATCAGGTAATGAGAAAAAAGAGCTTAGTAAAAGCAATCAAGGTGTTGAACTGGGCAGAGTCTCTGGTTGTGCTCCAGTAGAGCAAGGACCTGAAAATCAATCAGCCGCACCAGGCAATCACTCAGAAGAAGCTGGAACTAATCAACTTTCTTCTTCTGGTAATGCAACTAAAGAAAACACAGGGGGAGATAAAGCTTCAGGTTCCGTTCTTGAACCAGTTAATCAAGCAACAGATGATGAAGTAGCTTTACCTACATTAGAAG GTGAAACCAAAATTGACGGCCAATTGACAAGCAAAGGAACTGCTGAGAGTACGAGTACAAATGGAAAGAGTGAAGATTTACCCAGCACAAGCACGAACCGCCCTGCAATGTGA
- the LOC121779957 gene encoding uncharacterized protein LOC121779957 isoform X1 encodes MVDKSKKGKKSTISEDDMSAVLQRYSLETVFALMQEMEQAAGAKIDWADMAKNSATGISCAREYHMLWRHLAYGEALIDQLDSDAEPMDVDDDDDDSDLEHEVEPSPPVGREASVEAAACVKVLIASGYPNNPQLPNNSTIEAPLTINIPNTKAVSATSDGSHSPNITRGRNVTISVSVQKQPLSSAVSGEKRPTNNEVAEVNYPSRRRRRSWSLEEDSKLTASVQKHGERNWANIARWDFKNDRRASELSQRWSNLKKKQGNSKAGTSTQRSEAQLAAAHRAMNLALDMRIKTQPQPQPPKASSSSADQPFQRVGPSKPQMLANRPSMIQISDGDSMVKAAAVAAGARIATPADASSLIEAARSQNVVHITTGGSSVMKSSTPSTGHQLPSNVHFIRNGLAKASISTYSAPKPNISETGDAKPAQSQSTNLAASAAPNPIGVVAVSNATSVKENAAPAPPTPSAKLPGTADDAVVSTSGNEKKELSKSNQGVELGRVSGCAPVEQGPENQSAAPGNHSEEAGTNQLSSSGNATKENTGGDKASGSVLEPVNQATDDEVALPTLEAGETKIDGQLTSKGTAESTSTNGKSEDLPSTSTNRPAM; translated from the exons ATGGTTGACAAATcgaagaaggggaagaagagCACCATCAGCGAGGATGATATGTCTGCCGTTTTGCAGAG ATACTCCTTGGAAACGGTGTTCGCTTTGATGCAAGAGATGGAACAAGCCGCTGGAGCGAAGATTGATTGGGCTGACATGGCGAAGAATTCCGCCACCGGAATTTCCTGCGCGCGGGAGTACCATATGCTGTGGCGCCACTTAGCTTACGGAGAAGCCCTAATTGATCAGCTCGACAGCGATGCTGAGCCTATG GAtgtggatgatgatgatgatgacagtGATTTAGAGCACGAGGTGGAACCTTCCCCTCCTGTCGGACGTGAAGCTTCGGTGGAAGCTGCAGCATGTGTTAAA GTTTTAATTGCTTCTGGTTATCCAAATAATCCCCAGCTCCCGAACAACTCAACTATTGAGGCTCCATTGACTATTAATATACCTAACACCAAGGCAGTGTCTGCTACTTCAGATGGCTCACATTCCCCCAATATAACAAGGGGGAGGAATGTTACCATCTCTGTTTCAGTACAAAAACAACCACTGTCTTCAGCAGTAAGTGGTGAAAAAAGGCCTACTAATAATGAGGTAGCAGAAGTGAACTATCCTTCTCGAAGAAGACGGAGGAGTTGGTCTTTGGAAGAGGACTCAAAACTCACTGCTTCTGTCCAAAAACATGGGGAACGAAATTGGGCCAATATTGCCAGATGGGATTTTAAGAATGACAGAAGAGCATCAGAGCTATCTCAG AGGTGGTCCAATCTCAAGAAAAAACAGGGCAATTCAAAGGCTGGTACCAGCACTCAACGTTCTGAAGCTCAGCTCGCGGCTGCACATCGTGCCATGAACCTAGCTCTAGATATGC GAATCAAAACTCAGCCTCAACCCCAACCTCCAAAAGCCTCTTCGTCATCGGCAGATCAACCATTTCAAAGAGTAGGGCCTTCAAAACCCCAGATGCTTGCAAATCGGCCTTCCATGATCCAAATATCTGACGGAGATTCAATGGTCAAAGCTGCCGCAGTTGCTGCTGGAGCTCGCATAGCTACTCCTGCGGATGCTTCTTCACTAATTGAGGCTGCACGATCTCAAAACGTTGTGCATATCACAACTGGAGGCAGTTCTGTGATGAAATCATCCACTCCAAGCACTGGCCACCAACTGCCTAGCAATGTGCATTTCATTCGTAATGGTCTAGCAAAAGCATCGATCTCCACTTACTCTGCTCCTAAACCAAACATATCAGAAACTGGAGATGCTAAGCCAGCACAAAGTCAATCTACAAACCTTGCAGCTTCAGCAGCTCCTAATCCCATTGGTGTTGTTGCAGTGTCGAATGCAACATCTGTAAAGGAAAATGCTGCGCCTGCACCACCAACTCCATCTGCCAAACTTCCTGGAACTGCAGACGACGCGGTTGTTTCTACATCAGGTAATGAGAAAAAAGAGCTTAGTAAAAGCAATCAAGGTGTTGAACTGGGCAGAGTCTCTGGTTGTGCTCCAGTAGAGCAAGGACCTGAAAATCAATCAGCCGCACCAGGCAATCACTCAGAAGAAGCTGGAACTAATCAACTTTCTTCTTCTGGTAATGCAACTAAAGAAAACACAGGGGGAGATAAAGCTTCAGGTTCCGTTCTTGAACCAGTTAATCAAGCAACAGATGATGAAGTAGCTTTACCTACATTAGAAG CAGGTGAAACCAAAATTGACGGCCAATTGACAAGCAAAGGAACTGCTGAGAGTACGAGTACAAATGGAAAGAGTGAAGATTTACCCAGCACAAGCACGAACCGCCCTGCAATGTGA
- the LOC121779173 gene encoding dentin sialophosphoprotein-like translates to MEGSDGKKSNVDTSKRKKDIEDDDDNNTPIHITSKDNAASKLKGGCGPSVESPKKRRKSMDGEASASQPEDMNKADDEKDASSDDESGDKSESDDESSDSSSESDDDSSDESESDVDDEAKEETNSYESIDIMNCSSEEDTAANKLKDECVDKSMEEASGSQPAGNEDEDGGGEEVDVTSGSDDDHGSNAEADDKQEQKNYGEDDDDHKEKKNSEEGDDKEEKKISDKDKEEKNYDDESSDSEEDDMEMWMARNTYRLKRHFTYSNVKDVKEVETTSLSNADEDDMVTWMARLKPFQWNGFSSSYGMRAPQQVSTTATGGEGDKGAETTSSDDDQSSNEKQEKKVSDDKKAEGN, encoded by the exons ATGGAGGGTTCCGACGGCAAGAAGAGCAACGTTGACACTTCGAAGAGGAAGAAAGACATcgaagacgacgacgacaaCAACACGCCTATTCATATAACCAGCAAAGATAATGCCGCATCCAAATTGAA GGGAGGGTGCGGCCCTTCCGTTGAGAGCCCCAAGAAGCGTCGCAAATCCATGGATGGAGAAGCGTCTGCTTCTCAGCCTGAAGATATGAACAAGGCTGATGATGAAAAGGATGCGAGTTCTGATGATGAATCGGGCGACAAGTCTGAATCTGATGATGAATCGAGCGACAGTTCGTCTGAATCTGATGATGACTCCAGCGACGAGTCTGAATCTGATGTTGATGATGAGGCTAAGGAGGAGACGAATTCTTATGAGTCTATTGATATAATGAACTGTTCATCTGAAGAAGATACTGCTGCAAACAAACTGAA GGATGAGTGTGTTGATAAATCTATGGAGGAAGCGTCTGGTTCTCAGCCTGCAGgcaatgaagatgaagatggtgGTGGTGAAGAAGT CGATGTCACGTCTGGATCTGATGACGATCATGGCTCCAACGCTGAAGCCGATGATAAGCAGGAGCAGAAGAATTatggtgaagatgatgatgatcatAAGGAGAAAAAGAATTCTGAAGAAGGTGATGataaggaggagaagaagattTCCGATAAGGATAAGGAGGAGAAGAATTATGATGATGAATCATCCGACTCTGAAGAAGATGATATGGAGATGTGGATGGCCAGAAATACATACAGACTGAAACGACACTTTACCTATAGCAATGTAAAAGATGTTAAGGAGGTGGAGACGACGTCGTTGTCCAACGCTGATGAAGATGATATGGTAACGTGGATGGCCAGACTGAAACCATTCCAATGGAATGGTTTCAGCAGTAGCTATGGAATGAGGGCACCCCAGCAAGTATCCACCACTGCCACCGGAGGAGAAGGAGATAAGGGGGCGGAGACGACGTCGTCGGATGATGACCAGTCCAGCAATGAAAAGCAGGAGAAGAAGGTATCTGATGATAAGAAGGCTGAGGGAAACTGA